A section of the Malus sylvestris chromosome 17, drMalSylv7.2, whole genome shotgun sequence genome encodes:
- the LOC126610850 gene encoding uncharacterized protein LOC126610850 isoform X1 has product MKLQIRDKQHEKNTLSRQLFSTKPCVSQASTHHGFKFHSCRSKPFTHATVPEMHKETEKTDSNSPQTHGSAKLECRTERKHPLSCRSSGPRRLNKRQMPRPLQIRKELQFGPCTEVEDMISSDISGPMSI; this is encoded by the exons TTGCAAATCCGAGACAAACAACATGAGAAAAACACCCTGAGTCGCCAGCTCTTCTCAACCAAACCGTGTGTCTCCCAAGCCTCAACCCATCACGGATTCAAGTTCCATTCATGCAGATCGAAACCTTTCACACATGCAACG GTACCCGAGATGCACAAAGAGACGGAAAAGACTGACTCGAATAGTCCCCAAACTCACGGATCTGCAAAGTTGGAG TGTAGAACCGAGAGAAAACACCCCCTGAGCTGCCGATCCAGTGGTCCCAGAAGGCTGAATAAACGGCAAATGCCTCGGCCTCTGCAAATCAGGAAG GAACTCCAGTTTGGCCCCTGCACAGAGGTAGAAGACATGATCAGCTCGGACATCTCAGGTCCGATGTCTATATGA
- the LOC126610850 gene encoding uncharacterized protein LOC126610850 isoform X2 encodes MQRYPRCTKRRKRLTRIVPKLTDLQSWRTERKHPLSCRSSGPRRLNKRQMPRPLQIRKELQFGPCTEVEDMISSDISGPMSI; translated from the exons ATGCAACG GTACCCGAGATGCACAAAGAGACGGAAAAGACTGACTCGAATAGTCCCCAAACTCACGGATCTGCAAAGTTGGAG AACCGAGAGAAAACACCCCCTGAGCTGCCGATCCAGTGGTCCCAGAAGGCTGAATAAACGGCAAATGCCTCGGCCTCTGCAAATCAGGAAG GAACTCCAGTTTGGCCCCTGCACAGAGGTAGAAGACATGATCAGCTCGGACATCTCAGGTCCGATGTCTATATGA